The following are encoded in a window of Aromatoleum petrolei genomic DNA:
- a CDS encoding glycosyltransferase family 2 protein: MSAAIIPGLVSVIMPCFNAAPFVAEAVASALRQTYGKLEVVVVDDGSSDGSAEIVERLVAEHPERVRLYRQVRKGPYPARNLALQHSRGEFVAFLDADDYWDADCIEKLHRALVSDAAEVAYCGWQNVGDGVQSPPHVPPEYEREDPVAHFLRTCPWPIHAALVRHALVDSLQGFSEHRFSSMDYDFWLRALAATRNIVRVPEVLAYYRWHGADQVSAVKWRQVLDALAAQQGFIRANPQLVAHLPQDRLRALTEGRVLEQAYRAFWKRDLVSAQHLFRHAAAAHTFRAADLRHIVSALLPLPLYRWVTRLADRGSP, translated from the coding sequence ATGAGCGCTGCGATCATTCCGGGCCTCGTGTCCGTCATCATGCCGTGCTTCAACGCCGCCCCCTTCGTCGCCGAAGCGGTGGCGTCGGCGCTGCGGCAGACATACGGCAAACTTGAGGTGGTCGTCGTCGATGACGGTTCGAGCGATGGCAGCGCCGAGATTGTGGAGCGACTGGTCGCGGAGCATCCTGAACGCGTTCGGCTCTACCGCCAGGTGCGCAAGGGTCCGTACCCGGCGCGGAACCTCGCCCTTCAACATTCGCGCGGCGAATTCGTCGCTTTTCTCGACGCGGACGACTACTGGGACGCTGATTGCATCGAGAAGCTGCACCGCGCGCTGGTTTCCGATGCGGCCGAGGTCGCCTATTGCGGTTGGCAGAACGTCGGCGATGGGGTCCAGTCGCCACCACATGTCCCGCCGGAATACGAACGCGAGGATCCGGTCGCGCATTTCCTGCGCACCTGCCCGTGGCCGATCCACGCGGCGCTGGTCCGGCACGCTCTGGTGGACTCACTGCAAGGCTTTTCGGAGCATCGCTTTTCGTCGATGGATTACGACTTCTGGCTGCGGGCGCTCGCCGCGACGCGCAACATCGTGCGCGTGCCGGAAGTGCTCGCGTACTACCGTTGGCATGGCGCAGACCAGGTGTCGGCAGTGAAATGGCGGCAAGTCCTCGATGCGCTCGCTGCACAGCAGGGATTCATCCGCGCGAACCCGCAACTGGTCGCCCATTTACCGCAGGATCGACTGCGCGCGTTGACCGAGGGGCGCGTGCTCGAACAGGCCTACCGGGCGTTCTGGAAGCGTGATCTGGTGTCGGCACAACACCTCTTCCGCCATGCAGCGGCCGCACACACCTTCAGGGCCGCCGACCTGCGCCACATCGTCAGCGCACTGTTACCGCTGCCGCTTTACCGCTGGGTCACACGGCTCGCAGACCGGGGGAGCCCATGA
- a CDS encoding polysaccharide deacetylase family protein, giving the protein MSEAVRVPVLMYHRVGEARDAQEARYAISAANFAAHMHSAAQAGYRAIGIDAFIEWLQGERSLPEGALLITFDDGFRGVREHALPVLEQLGWPFTVFLVSDQIGGENVWTRGTNPHADTYPLLGADEIRDMQKRGCSFQSHSRSHVRLPTLDDGALLEELRGSRERLSTLLDDDVRYLAYPFGQADERVEAATHSAGYTAAFATQPGFNRPEVNRYRIRRLDVFGTDTAAMLLRKIRLGSNDGSLGNMLGYRLRRVANRLAGTAR; this is encoded by the coding sequence ATGAGCGAGGCAGTGCGTGTTCCGGTGCTGATGTATCACCGCGTCGGCGAAGCCCGTGACGCACAGGAGGCCCGCTATGCGATCTCGGCCGCCAACTTCGCCGCTCACATGCATTCCGCCGCGCAGGCAGGCTACCGTGCGATCGGCATCGACGCATTCATCGAGTGGCTTCAGGGGGAGCGCTCGCTTCCCGAGGGGGCACTACTGATCACGTTCGACGACGGCTTCCGTGGCGTTCGCGAACACGCCTTGCCGGTGCTCGAACAATTGGGCTGGCCCTTCACGGTATTCCTCGTGAGCGACCAGATTGGCGGGGAGAACGTGTGGACTCGTGGGACGAATCCGCACGCCGACACCTATCCCCTGCTAGGCGCGGACGAAATTCGCGACATGCAGAAACGTGGCTGCAGTTTTCAGTCGCATAGCCGCAGCCACGTCAGGCTGCCCACGCTGGATGATGGCGCACTGCTGGAGGAGTTGCGCGGATCGCGCGAAAGACTGTCGACACTGCTCGACGACGACGTACGCTATCTCGCCTACCCCTTCGGGCAAGCCGACGAACGTGTCGAGGCGGCAACCCACAGCGCCGGCTACACGGCGGCCTTCGCCACGCAACCGGGGTTCAACCGGCCCGAAGTCAACCGTTACCGGATTCGTCGCCTGGACGTGTTCGGCACAGACACGGCTGCAATGCTGCTGCGCAAGATCCGCCTCGGAAGCAATGACGGCAGTCTGGGCAATATGCTCGGCTATCGACTGCGACGCGTGGCGAACCGCTTGGCAGGAACTGCACGATGA
- a CDS encoding glycosyltransferase, producing MKPDRATATAAPRTDGGVETLDTSVIVCTFNRAASLHDTLQALHGLRVSQSRQWEVVVVDNNSNDDTRRVVETMQRDWPLLRYEFEPLQGLSHARNRGIASARGDVLLFTDDDVLPEPDWLEATLDGLERHRVDACGGYVAPIWGAPPPPWLTERFHGFLAIRAERSDEYPITRAADAPFGANMAVRRSVFERVGGFDTGRGRKGAVLAAGEDGELFARILEAGFKVVFLGQSRVHHKVEAFRLTKRYFRRWRLHNSRNQALHLGMPGNRRLFNIPLYLFPQFLRALGRAVAGRFTAKSDEAFNREIVVCHFLGVFQGLWQARHHRN from the coding sequence ATGAAGCCCGATCGCGCGACGGCGACCGCGGCTCCACGAACGGACGGGGGGGTCGAAACGCTCGACACCTCGGTGATTGTCTGCACCTTCAACCGCGCAGCCTCGCTGCACGACACGCTGCAGGCACTGCACGGACTGCGGGTTTCGCAAAGCCGTCAGTGGGAGGTCGTGGTCGTCGACAACAATTCCAATGACGACACTCGTCGGGTCGTCGAAACCATGCAACGCGATTGGCCCCTGCTGCGCTACGAGTTCGAACCGCTGCAGGGGCTTTCCCACGCACGCAACCGTGGTATCGCGTCCGCCCGCGGCGACGTGCTGCTCTTCACCGACGATGACGTGCTGCCCGAGCCGGACTGGCTCGAAGCGACGCTGGACGGACTGGAACGGCATCGGGTCGACGCGTGTGGAGGATATGTCGCCCCCATCTGGGGAGCGCCACCGCCGCCCTGGCTGACCGAGCGATTCCACGGCTTTCTGGCGATCCGTGCCGAGCGCAGCGACGAATACCCCATCACACGCGCAGCCGACGCGCCGTTCGGCGCGAACATGGCGGTCCGCCGCAGCGTGTTCGAGCGCGTCGGCGGCTTCGATACGGGACGCGGGCGCAAGGGGGCGGTGCTGGCCGCGGGCGAGGACGGCGAACTTTTCGCACGGATCCTGGAGGCGGGTTTCAAGGTCGTGTTTCTCGGCCAGTCGCGCGTGCACCACAAGGTCGAGGCCTTCCGCTTGACGAAGCGCTATTTCCGTCGCTGGCGGCTGCATAACAGCCGCAATCAGGCGCTTCACCTCGGCATGCCCGGCAACCGCAGGCTGTTCAATATTCCGCTCTACCTTTTCCCGCAGTTCCTGCGCGCGCTCGGGCGCGCCGTCGCTGGCCGTTTCACCGCCAAGAGCGACGAGGCCTTCAATCGCGAGATCGTCGTGTGCCACTTCCTCGGCGTATTCCAGGGGCTGTGGCAGGCTCGGCATCATCGGAACTGA
- a CDS encoding sulfotransferase family protein, with the protein MRDKNLRLLGWRAKEFAWSVLRPAMPDPVFIIGCSRSGTTVTFETIAASGHFLHFDYEIPQFWNSLYGPLNNGWQSEAADASDARPEHHDRALAYFYARLGAGPVLDKTCINTLRVPYLHALFPQAKFIFIQRDGRDNVSSMIDGWRLGRVDGGFGLERNFGPSPEPVAINGGEFHEWHFFIPPGWRKYNTASLEKVCAWQWVTANRLALDASRAIPPAQWIRLRYEDLFERPVEMFREAFARLDIPFDERMRARCASLAGRPTSIVKGAPSPQKWKEHNPEAIERILPLIAPLMREMGYDPND; encoded by the coding sequence GTGCGCGACAAGAACCTGCGCCTGCTCGGCTGGCGGGCGAAGGAATTCGCCTGGTCAGTGTTGCGACCAGCAATGCCCGATCCGGTATTCATCATTGGTTGCTCGCGCTCGGGCACGACAGTGACTTTCGAGACCATCGCCGCGTCGGGCCACTTCCTGCATTTCGATTATGAGATTCCACAGTTCTGGAACAGTCTGTATGGCCCCCTCAACAACGGCTGGCAGTCGGAGGCAGCCGATGCGTCTGACGCCAGACCGGAGCACCACGACCGCGCTCTGGCGTATTTCTATGCCCGGCTTGGCGCCGGACCGGTGCTCGACAAGACCTGCATCAACACCCTGCGTGTCCCCTACCTGCATGCACTGTTCCCGCAAGCAAAGTTCATCTTCATCCAGCGCGACGGACGAGACAATGTGAGCTCCATGATCGATGGTTGGCGCCTCGGGCGCGTCGATGGCGGCTTCGGGCTGGAACGCAACTTCGGGCCGTCGCCGGAGCCGGTAGCGATCAACGGCGGCGAGTTCCATGAATGGCATTTCTTCATCCCGCCCGGCTGGCGTAAGTACAACACTGCAAGCCTGGAGAAAGTGTGCGCCTGGCAGTGGGTGACGGCGAATCGGCTGGCGCTCGACGCTTCGCGCGCAATCCCGCCTGCACAATGGATCCGGCTGCGCTACGAGGATCTGTTCGAGCGCCCCGTGGAGATGTTTCGCGAGGCCTTCGCGCGCCTGGACATCCCCTTCGACGAGCGGATGCGTGCCCGATGTGCGAGTCTTGCAGGCCGACCGACGAGCATCGTGAAGGGTGCGCCGAGCCCACAAAAGTGGAAGGAACACAATCCGGAGGCGATTGAGCGAATCCTGCCGCTGATTGCGCCACTGATGCGGGAAATGGGCTATGACCCGAATGACTGA